In one Saimiri boliviensis isolate mSaiBol1 chromosome 3, mSaiBol1.pri, whole genome shotgun sequence genomic region, the following are encoded:
- the FAM47E gene encoding protein FAM47E has translation MADSGQRLGPGTLAPVPEGVNCRSGHKENLPCRSFTKQHKNGLKFPTSLNSRQWVFLRKGPEDFKKGCPPCTGLATQVSEEGFLPWIYHRAPQLDPKKRQIKLPKEADLLSKLSPAQPARTAFLEDVEARLTPHPLALHPNLEEAMPTELLLRVLEVLDPDQKLEDTWAYCQDARKGIKEPTKLLKQCSTQVYLGPSKKTSVSNSGQWLYEENPHKMDLPHENSLRLHENVRKAVSDFCSWVTAFGSSAVNEEFILKQFDVDYQTKPSHDELHMVRLNQVPLELKHSVGLSKLQEPESFQKPGYERKLQKPQEESLADLHGTVAFKDFILSRGYQMPRFLENMYIGKDCKHACDKSPIK, from the exons ATGGCGGACAGCGGGCAGCGGCTCGGGCCGGGGACGTTGGCCCCGGTGCCTGAGGGCGTGAACTGCAGGTCCGG GCACAAAGAGAATCTACCTTGCAGGAGTTTCACAAAGCAGCACAAGAATGGGCTGAAGTTCCCCACCTCCCTGAACAGCCGGCAGTGGGTATTTCTAAGAAAGGGGCCGGAGGACTTCAAGAAGGGCTGCCCCCCTTGCACCGGTCTGGCCACTCAGGTCTCTGAGGAGGGCTTTCTGCCCTGGATTTATCACAGAGCTCCCCAGCTGGACCCAAAGAAGAGGCAGATCAAGCTGCCCAAGGAAGCAGACCTGCTTTCCAAGCTCTCGCCAGCCCAGCCGGCTCGGACGGCATTCCTGGAGGATGTGGAGGCCCGCCTGACCCCACATCCCTTGGCGCTCCACCCAAATCTGGAAGAAGCTATGCCCACAGAG CTCTTACTAAGGGTGCTGGAAGTGCTTGATCCTGACCAGAAGCTGGAGGACACATGGGCTTATTGTCAGGATGCCAGGAAGGGAATAAAGGAACCCACAAAGCTTTTAAAACAATGTTCTACCCAAGTCTACCTGGGACC TTCCAAGAAGACTTCTGTGTCAAATTCAGGGCAATGGCTTTATGAAGAAAATCCACATAAAATGGATTTGCCCCATGAAAATAGTCTTCGTCTTCATGAAAATGTACGCAAAGCAGTTAGTGACTTCTGCAGCTGGGTTACTGCTTTT GGAAGTTCGGCCGTTAATGAAGAGTTCATCTTGAAGCAGTTTGACGTTGACTATCAGACCAAACCAAGCCATGATGAGCTCCACATGGTGAGGCTAAATCAGGTTCCTCTGGAGCTAAAGCATAGTGTGGGGCTCAGTAAACTGCAGGAGCCAGAGTCCTTCCAGAAACCAGGATACGAGAGGAAACTCCAGAAACCACAG GAGGAGTCACTCGCAGACCTTCATGGAACAGTTGCCTTTAAGGATTTCATTCTAAGCAGGGGCTACCAGATGCCACGT ttccttgagaatATGTATATTGGGAAGGACTGTAAGCATGCATGTGATAAGTCTCCTATAAAATGA